Genomic DNA from Dioscorea cayenensis subsp. rotundata cultivar TDr96_F1 chromosome 1, TDr96_F1_v2_PseudoChromosome.rev07_lg8_w22 25.fasta, whole genome shotgun sequence:
AGCAACATGGTGCTGACTGTCATAGCCCTTCAGATAACAatgtttcttcttctcatcttctgGCATATCAGCCACATAGGCAGGGAGAAGTGCAAAAAGAATTACCAGTTTCCTCTAATGATTGACCGAATTGTCTCCTAACATGGATAtgttatcaatatttattaattgaatcaTCATATTTTTTCCACTCTTCTGATTAATGCCTGAGACTTTATGAGTTCAAAGTTTTCTGAAGGCTTAGTAGTCACATCAGACATTCAATCTGTTGTTGTAGAAGTGCTCTGATGTTGTTCCTGTTTGTGTCCATATTGTCACTGCTCTGCCACCTCATGTTTAAAAGAGGAAGTTTCCAAGCTCATCACCATGGCATCCACTGCTTTGGACAAGGCAAACATCTGATCCAAACTTTCTGCAGATGCTTCCTGAAAAATTATCATAAGGAACTAAAGATGCAAGCATCAAATAACTAAGCACAACATAGAGATCAGCATGCTACAatgacattaataaaaaattttgagatagCATGTAAGCTCAAACAAGATGGATTAGAACTTTGAGAAAAAGACCACCATCAACCTAAAATCGAGTTTGTTGTTTCTGCTATTTTCAAGAATCTCACATCTATGCTACACATAATTCATTCCATAGCTAGGAAATctttaagaataataaaataacaatttggTTCCTTTTGAAtagtgttataaaaaaatataataattagtaaGAAGTCATACAGCTCCAATGTGATGCTTGGACGAAGAGGAAGCCGCAGTCTCTTCAAGCCCAGACCACGCATTAGAATGGATATCCAAAaatctgaaaaagaaaaacaaaaattgaacaACCAGAATCAAATTCAGTGCCCTAGAATTCAAGAAACAAGATCAATATGCAGACATTAGAATCTATTTCAAGAATCCAATCCAAAAACTATGGTTCAGCACCCTCGAACTAAAGAAACAAGATCAACATGCACGCCTTTGAATCAATTTCCAAGAATAAAATTCGAAAGAGGATCAAATCAACACCCTCAAAATCAAGAAACAAGATTAACAGACCAGAAGACAGAGGGCGGAGGAGGCCACGGGACTTATGAGTCCAGAGGAGACTGGAATCCACGTCGCTCTCGCCGCCGATGCTGGTGGCGCTACTACTGCTACTGGCGCTGGCGCTGCTAAAGCGGTCAGGGACGAAGTCAGCATCATCGTTGTCGTCGTCGGGAAGGAAGAGCCGAGAGGGTGAATCTGATTGATCCAGGCCTGACATATATGTATGAGTAATGCTACATGAGgcacacgaatgatgtggctgggtgtcaaaaactttttattttattttattttttaaaataaaaatgtaaaaagagGGAGACcggtctctctctctcacgtGAGTCCCTCCAGTCGCCGTTCTTGCGGCTTCCCTCTCCCACTCCCAGTCGCCGCTTCCCTCTCCCACTCCCGGTCGGTCGCCGCTCCCGTTGTTTTCCTCTCCAGTCGCCGCTTTTGCGGCTTCCCTCTCCCACTCCCAGTCGCTGCTTCCCTCTCTCCCACTCCCGGTCGGTCGTCGCTCCCGTCGCTTCCCTCTCTGGTCGCTGCCGTTGCTTCCTCTCCGGTTGCCGTCGAAGCTGCTTCCCTCTCCCACTCCCGGTCAGTCGCCGCTCCCGCCGCGTCCCTCACCACTCCCGGTCGACGCTCTCGGCCGCTTCACTCCCCCGCTCCCGGCCGCTACATCAAAGGTATAATTTCTGATTAGTATTATTATGATTAAgattgtgttaaaaaaaaaattctgattaGTATTGTGTAGGAAACACAATTAGGTACAagtttttttggtttataaagaaatcatgatgattaagattgtattacaaaaaaaattttgattagtaTTGGGTGATTAAATTGCTAATTTCTGATTAGtattataatgattaaaattgtgttaaaaaaaattctgattaGTATTGTGCAGGAAACACAATTAGGTACaaatattttggtttataaagaaatcatgatgattaaGATTGTATTACAAAAGAATTTCTGATTAGTATTGGGTGATTAAATTGCTAATTTTGatcaaaagttaaaaaaatgtgaGTGTTTATTGTTCGtgtaatttgtaaatttattgtttgtctaatttttgtttagaaGTGTAGTTAAAGCAAGAATATGGAAGAAGTGATACTTGGGTGTAATGATCAAGGAAAAGATGATGTGgaagttggatgttcaagttatgaaatacatgccaaagaaaaatcggtagatttggatttagttgaaaatattgtgCCGGAGGCCGGTATGATACTTGATTtcgaagaagaagtttataaatTGTATGTCAAGTATGTGCGGGATGAAGGGTTTGGCATCACCAAAAAAAGCACGAGATTAGGTGATGATGgcaaaattgaaatattacacacTAGCATGTTCAAGAGGTGGCAAACGaatatatacttaaaaaaactcattcaacccaaggctatccaccaaagtaaattgtccggcaaagattaatgtcattgttAGCAATGATGGGCGATTTACCATTTcaagtgttaatttggagcataatcatgcacttagcccACAAAAAGCTCGTTTCCAAATGTATTGTGGtgcaaattttatatttacaatCCATTAAGGTGAGTTGCaagatgtatatatttatttttgtatttaatactTAGTGATTAAGATTTGTGGTGCAAATTTTGTATTTACAATCCATTGAAGTTGTGATGTAGTATCCATTTCAATTTTTCAGGGAATCGTATTGTGGTGCAAGTTTGTCGTCATGCTCATGGagtaaaaacacaaattttgttgaagatgaacCAAGGAAATATATTTGTGTTCGTATTTGTTGTTACTTATATATGTTGATGAACCAGAAATTTTGCTTATGTTAGTTGAAGAAATTTgtgtgttgcttatgtttgataTTAAGATGAACCAGGGCTCATGTTTGTGTGTTGCTTATTAGTTGAAGTAATTTgtgtgttgcttatgtttgataTCAAGATGAACCAGGGCTtatgtttgttataaattttgtgtgttgcttatgtttgaaaTTGGTATGAACCAGGGCTTATgtttgtaataatatttttgtggTACTTATGTTTGAAATTGGACCAGGGCTTATgtttgtaataatatttttgtggTGCTTATGTTTGATATTAAGATGAACCATGGCTTATGTTTgtgtgttgcttatgtttgttaTCCTGAATGCAGAACAGAATACGAAAATTTGTGAATACGAGAATCATGTAACCCAGAAAATCTGTCTTCCTTCAGTCCCTTGCTCAACCTTTCAACAAGCCAAAAGaataatattacaaatttcTCTGAATGAAATCTTGAATGCAGAACAGAATACGAAAATTTGTGAATACGAAAATCATGTAACCTAAAAAATCTGCATTTCTTCAGTCCCTTGCTCAACCTTTAACAATATTGGCACTGGTCCATCTTTAACatctaatcaaatcaatgaCAGAGAATCATGTAATCCAACAAGATGCATTTATGATCACTATGTCTCTCTCATTGTCCCTTTAATGTGTAGAAAATGACTTGCACATACAAAATATGATATCAAACAAACCTAAGACTCTTGAAAAAAGTTCTGCTGCTAACTTTGTTTGCATTTTATGACAGTCTGCAGTTACCTGACAATATCAAATGTTCATTTGCAAGCATTCCATATCATACACAAatcaaaaggaagaaaaaatattaatgtaaatcacaataaattcttataatcattcattaaaaactcaagaaaaataaaacaagaaatgaatgacagaattattaaaaactaaccACCATTTCCATAGCTCCACACTTGAATTCACAAAAGCAATGAAAGTAAACATCAAAAGATTAAAGCCCCaactcttcttctccaaactcTTCTCTTCAATCCCATCTTCTctgaaatcaaaaccctaatctacaCAAAAATTCTTCTTCATTGATTCACATTCATTGAAACAAGGCCAATTGCCACAACAAGCACCAAAGAGATTGAAGCTCCAAGAATCCACACCTTTTTCACTGACCTCTTAAACCAATCTCCTGCTCTGGACCATATCTGTTAGCCCAGAGTTCTCCACCTCCATTGCCATTCCTCTGTGTTGAAGCAATAGATCTATTGGTTTTCAGGGATGGATAGAGCTTTCGGAGCAATGTAGAGGAGAAACCGTGTCTGAGGGTGGAGATAATGATAGGCTTTTTCATTCTGGTGACTCTAGATTCATCGGTGTGGAGAGTGGCTGGTGGTCAGGGGAAGAAGAGAAAGGGAGGACGAAGACTTCACACCAAGGGGCAAAAGGGGACGGAGAGGAACAtatgaaagagagaaaaggggaTGGAGAGGAacatatgagagagagagagagagagagagagagagagagagagagagagagaggtgaagggagaagaaggtaaACAGGGTGAGTTGGATGCCACATCATTGATGATATGGATGACACGTCATTCGTGAAGCAAATTCGTGAAGTTTGTTCGGTTTGTATAGCattactctatatatatatatatataattttgttttacttgtcATCTGCCATTTAAATTTGACTAAAATTATTACTAAATatctcattaaatattatttatataattaattttagtaaatatcataattttatttaaaaaatgtatgatTGATTTTAAGATTgctgtgggctccttttttttatccggcctttgattaggattgatcgtaaaaaaatatggatcacaaattaaattttaattttttttatatttcagatggcTGTAGGTTGATGActtctattaggggcaagcccctaacaTTAATTACTCTAGACAATGTCATGGgcacctccgattaagaaaataagtgtgaatgagaaacaaCTGAGTAaacataacaattttttttattaatttcaaagatgcatatgAACACATGATCATAGGCGAGACTACAAACGTAagagctattctctaagagagcttgacaagagagtttttttttaaaagagagctatttttatcatgcttttcaaacttttttttttttgcttggctAGTGCTCTTAGCTTCTTTACTGAAAGTATGTCGGAAGATCCTTTTAGCTCCGTGAATATGGCCCTCCTCgatttcttctttcctttacatgggtttgtgtcttgacaCATCGCTTAGTTCTCAAGTTGCGGCCATTCTACATTTATGAATTGCCTACTTGgtcatttttgcttcttttatagCTGAAGATTTTGGCCTcttgtgcttgtaaaatctccagtttcttaacttgtgaaactccttaaGTCTTTGACTTCTGGGTGTCTTgaaacttcagagttgcatttgtcatttatatgatgcatttaggtcttgactcttcaatgcttttgaccCTTGATCATTAGATCTTTAAGTCATGACCTTTAACATGATTatgtcattaacttgataattttgacttgcttttaaaatggatctcaaGTTGTAATTATGAACTTAATTTCCGTTAATTAAGTCACCAGTTGAGTTctctaattcatttttttttaaagagacctcataatgggCTTCAAGAAAATCTTTGTTAACTCTCTTTTGTTTTGAGTGTCGacgagagatatttttttgtgaacttttcatttttttctttcccttttttttactcttcctttcacttcaagaaatttttttactcttcttttcattccaccttttttcttttactccaatgagtgtcaaaaaaCATCAAAGTGAGCTTGGAGGgaaggtttttaatgaaaatttctctttatccCAAGAGTGTCTAAATCTCAAGGTGGAGttagaggatttttttttatgaaaaatttctctttaccccaagagtgtcaagactttaagatggaattagagaaatttaatgaaaatttctcgttaccccaaaaaAGTCATGACTTCAAGGTGAaattagagaattttatgaaaatttcttgtTACCCTAAGAAAGTCAATACTTCGAGGTGAAATTAGagaatttttatgataaatttctcgttaccccaagaaagtcaagacttcaaggtggaattagagaatttatgaaaatttctggttaccccaagaaaagtcAAGACTttaaggtggaattagagaatttatgaaaatttctcattaacccaagaaaatcaagacttcaaggtggaattagagaatttatgaaaatttctcgttaccctaagaaagtcaagacttcaaggtgaaattagagaaattttatgaaaatttttccgttaccccaagaaagtcaaaactTTCAAGATGGAATCAGAGAATTTTCATAGAATTTTTCTAGAGGAGACCCTGcaaagaaaattaccaaaataccctcaataaatacatccatcattcattttcatatcgTCTCCTTTTTTACTACTcctttgttctttctttatttttttttactcatccttcattcatttttccatctttcttcattttttcctcttccttcttttttcccctttttacTCACCTTTAATCATTTCttcctctctcttttttcttcatttttccccttctctctttttttactcttccttcattttttcaTCTTCAGTTTTTTACCAAAAATTCCCCTCATCAATAAACTCatccctctattttttattatttttttttactctcaaACTAAAAATCTAAGAGGgggtcatgtggaaattacaaaaataatctcacaaataaactcatcatttttttacatGCTCACGAAATAACACTATCAACATGATTTCAAAAGAAACTATAAGGTAAAGTGATATTTTGATAGTATGTTCTCTTGATTCATAACATCTTCTCATCTCCTGAAACTGCATCTTTTTGCTATGAGAGCTCACTAATGAAAGTGTCATTATATAGGAGGACCTTAAAAGCAACATGGAATCTAATGAACCCATCTATATATctatccatcatcatcatcatcatcatcatcatcatcatcatcatcatcatcatcatttgttTTCAGCAGTATTAAGAAGAGGAACAAGCCATATTGAAGTAGCAGCTCATGTTATCTATGCAACTAGCTTTTTGAAGACTATATCAACCACAGCTTCTGCTTTTTTCTCATTCTAGCTTTGCCATAAACATTTACAAGAGTACTAAAGGTTTGATTGGTTTTGAAGACCTTCTGATAGCTATATATAAGACATATTCTTCATCTCTTGAAATGCCATGTACCTTGACAATTAAATCCAATTGTATTGCCAAGATACTAGATGTAAAATTAAATCCAATTCCTTGGGTACCTATCTATTCATAAACCTCAAAGGAAAAGTTAAACCCACTGAACTTGTGAAGCTCCTTGGTAACCCGACAGAGCTCCTACTTGCCAAGAATATTCTCCTCAACCATCTCAACTTTGGAGCACACCCATAGTCCCAGCCTCAAGGTCCTCCATCATGGCAATCCAATAGTAAAACGAGCTCCATTTCAACGCCTTTTTATTCTCGTAGTCAATGGTGCCATACTTGTAGACCTTAGAGATCGAGCATCAAACAAAGACGAAATCTCATGGGCAGCGCAACGATGCAGAGATGCACAACTTTCGATGGAAAattgaaggatgaggcgaggaAACTGTTGAGAAAACTTGCTAGGCTTTGTACGTGTATTCATTGTCCTTAAGGAATTATGCCCCCACTATGTTACTGATGAGTTTGCGGCAGATTCCTTCAGGATATACAAAGCCAAATAGGATTTCTAGACAGTAATTCTAGAAACCCACCCAAAAACGTTTTAAGAAAGTTAAAACAGAGAGAAAGAAgttatggttttttatttttagaatgttaaATATCTATTTCCTCCTCTAGTTAAATGACCATTTAATTCACATATATTAGAATGTACAATTTCAAGTAAATGAGATGTTCTTTCGTTCTTTGGGAAAGGTTTCTTAGTCATCTTAGCTTGTACAcaaatttaacattttttaggTTGCACATTTTCACAAGAAATCAAACCTTGTTTAGACATAAATTTAATTGTTCCATAATTAACATGTGATAAACGTTTATGCcataaattaaatgatgattCAAGCATGTAAATAGAAATAGCAACTTTATTAATACTTAATTTGAACATTCCATCACATAAATATCCTTGTCCAACAAATACAccattttttgataaaattaatttttctacttCTATGTCAGCCTTCAATCCTTTCTTGCACAGTAGATTTGCAGAAACCAGATTTTTTCTCACATCAAGTACATAAAAAGACATCCATTAGAATCAATTTCTTTTCAGAAGTTAATTGTTGTTCGACAGTCCCTCTTCCAAGCACTTTGGCAGTATCATGATTTCCCATCAAAACTTTCTCATCATTTGCaccaattttataatttttgaatgaatttctATTATTGCGAACATGCACAGTAGCACCAGAATCAACCACCAATCTTCAGATTTTTCATTGGCTATGTTGCATTCTGATATCATTGAAATAGTGAGATTTTCAATCATGGTAATTATATCTGTAGGACCAGTTTGTACAGATTTACTTTCCACAACATTTGCTTTCTTTTGCcctacactttcctccaacttcagCTTCTTATGAAATCTACATTCCTTTTTAAAATGACCTTTCTTACCACAGAAGAAACATGACTTATCTTTCTTACCATTGATGGCAGAGTTGTCATAAGAAATATCAGTATGTTTCcttttattattgagttttCCAGCCTTGTTTCCAAACTTGTTTCCAACCCTTTTAGACTCAATATAATTTACTTTCGAAGTAGAACCAAACTCCAAAGATAATTTATTCTCACAATTGcgagtttcttcttcaattcgTATATGCTTCATGAGTGATCGATTGTGAAGTCCTCTGAAGtatgtaaaagtttttttttctataattattcCAAGTGGCAGGCAATTTTGCAATTACAGCAGCCACTTGTAGTGCTTCAGAAATATCAACCTTTAAATCCTTGATTCTGGATACCAAAACAAGTAATTCATCTACTTGATTTATGATAGATTTATTATCAAACATTCTGAACTCAAAGAACTTCATGCTTAGAAATCTGTCAGTGCCTTGTTTTTCAGATGTGTATTTATTTTCCAAGGCCTTCCAAATCTTTTGTGGAGATTTTATAGGACGAAAAAGATCATATAAGCGGTTAGATAAGGAGTTTAGAATAAAACCTCTGTAAtgtacttcatcttcttcatgtttCTTGTGTGTAGCAATTATTGTCTTAGTGTCAGCATCATCTGGTTTAGGAATCAGAGGCAAGTTTGCAACCAATAGATATGCAATACCCAACTCTGTAAGTAGGAACAACAACTTGTCTTTCTAGCGAGTGAAATTCATGCCATTAAAACGCTCCAGTTTGAACACATCAGGATTAAACATCTTGTTGAAAACAGAATCCGAATTTGACCCCTCCATTGTGAATAATTCCTTAAGATTGTTGAGAAAACTTGCTAGGCGTTGTACGTGTATTCACTATCCTTAAGGAATTATGCCCCCACTATGTTATTGATGAGTTTGTGGCAGATACCTTCAGGATATACAAAGCCAAATAGGATTTCTAGATAGTAATTCTAGAAACCCACCCAAAAATGTTTTAAGGAAGttaaaatagagagaaagaagttatgtttttttatttttagaatgttagCCAATATCTATAGATATTGAATTGTTGCTTCTCCAAAAGTTACGATTTTTCCTTTGAGTTAGTGCAACATTTCAGAATCGTTGTTTCTCAAAAGTTGTAACTTTTCTTGAATTGTTGCTCTTCAAACGTTGCaacatttgaaatataaaactaatcatTATCAAAATGATAACTGATAAAtgaaacctttttttttgtttaaaaaatcaaacagtTATTATCaataacatataataaataattaattaaaagaaaagattatccaaaatccaaattattgtttgaaataaaatttaatcatacttctttcatatatttatttgatataatattaCTAACTATTCTAACAGAAATTGCCGTGTCGGTGGCTCCGACGGCAATGGAATGCATTGTCAGAGATGGAGCTCAAACTCTCGTGAGGGTTTATAGGGTTTAGTGGGTGAGAGAgagtcacacacacacaagacaTTATATATAGGAAAATATTCTAGTTTGCATCTCAAACATGGCAGCATGGTATGATTGCTATCCTTAACATTGGAGTTAATTACGTGCATGGAATTTGAAGAAGAATGCacatgaaaactaaaaaaagcaTAAAGAAGGAGGTGGGATCTGCTGAATATAAATGCATATATGATCTTGGGCATGCTCATCATGCAAAATAAGGcccttcattatttttttgttttatttcttttttttttggaagcaTTTGAAAATAACCGATGTTGTACCTTTCTTCTGCTATCGGAATTAATCCGGTTGTTTCCTATAGGCCTTCTCTTGTCATTCGTCAAGCAAAATAAAGTCTCCGTGGTCTTCTCTATTTTCTcactccttttcttctttttttaaactctCGGTTTTTTTCTTACTCTTCTCTCTATTTTCCTTCGgtcttcttctcccttttttccttcttctcttcttctctgtATT
This window encodes:
- the LOC120258184 gene encoding uncharacterized protein LOC120258184 — protein: MSGLDQSDSPSRLFLPDDDNDDADFVPDRFSSASASSSSSATSIGGESDVDSSLLWTHKSRGLLRPLSSDFWISILMRGLGLKRLRLPLRPSITLELKHLQKVWIRCLPCPKQWMPW